One region of Vibrio sp. FE10 genomic DNA includes:
- a CDS encoding multidrug effflux MFS transporter gives MSRRFDFKSILLACLVISIGQLSMGLVFPSLPWIAKDFDVSLEQAQLLVSVYLLGFGPSQFIYGPVSDALGRKKVLLTGLLIAMLGLLMIIFFSHSFTSMVMGRFLQGLGTGCCAVLARASTRDRFSGADLPLAMSYIAMVASITPLIAPVIGGFINYHFGWSMVFISLLGYVSLAWVVLAFKFKETVTQTSAIPSPKKMALQYKELLTSRYFMSFASIGWLNFSLMITTVSVMPFIMQNQIGMTSDEYAMWAVIPALGMLGGTSLCNRIRPIFGNKKTLLCTPVLHISAAFWLFFCPLEPLYLMTGQFLMILGNGIALPCAQALVMLPYKKNAGAAAAMSGGGQMVVSSMVSMGLVQLGLGEAWHLSIVITVFTLITLFNILRGFSSQEARESQLN, from the coding sequence ATGAGCCGTCGATTTGACTTTAAATCGATCCTACTTGCGTGTTTGGTCATCAGTATCGGCCAACTCAGTATGGGCTTGGTGTTTCCTTCTTTACCTTGGATCGCGAAAGATTTCGATGTCTCGCTAGAGCAAGCTCAGCTCTTGGTGAGTGTCTATTTGCTAGGTTTTGGTCCTTCTCAGTTTATTTATGGTCCCGTTTCAGATGCGCTAGGGCGTAAAAAGGTACTGTTAACCGGTTTGTTGATTGCCATGCTGGGCTTGTTGATGATCATCTTCTTTAGCCATTCATTTACTAGCATGGTAATGGGGCGTTTTCTTCAAGGTTTAGGGACTGGCTGTTGCGCTGTACTTGCTCGCGCTTCAACACGAGATCGATTCAGCGGGGCTGATTTGCCTTTGGCGATGTCCTACATCGCGATGGTCGCGTCGATTACACCTTTGATTGCGCCAGTAATCGGCGGCTTTATTAACTACCATTTTGGCTGGAGCATGGTGTTCATATCGCTACTTGGATATGTGTCATTAGCTTGGGTGGTATTGGCGTTCAAGTTTAAGGAAACCGTCACTCAGACCTCCGCAATTCCTTCGCCGAAGAAAATGGCATTGCAATACAAAGAGCTACTTACTTCTCGCTACTTTATGAGTTTTGCGAGTATTGGTTGGCTTAACTTTAGCTTGATGATCACCACGGTATCGGTGATGCCGTTTATCATGCAGAACCAGATTGGTATGACGTCAGACGAATACGCGATGTGGGCAGTGATTCCCGCATTAGGGATGCTCGGCGGTACCAGTCTGTGTAACCGTATTCGTCCGATATTCGGTAATAAGAAAACCCTATTGTGTACGCCTGTGTTACATATCTCGGCTGCATTTTGGCTTTTCTTCTGCCCGCTTGAACCTCTGTACCTAATGACTGGTCAATTCTTGATGATACTGGGTAATGGTATTGCACTGCCTTGTGCTCAAGCCTTGGTGATGTTGCCATACAAAAAGAATGCGGGCGCTGCGGCTGCGATGTCTGGCGGTGGCCAAATGGTGGTGTCTTCCATGGTCAGTATGGGACTGGTTCAACTGGGGTTAGGAGAAGCATGGCATCTATCGATCGTGATTACGGTGTTCACACTGATTACTCTGTTTAATATTTTGCGTGGTTTTAGTAGCCAAGAAGCAAGAGAATCTCAGCTTAACTAG
- a CDS encoding AraC family transcriptional regulator, whose translation MNTPAFDRISRVLAYIHANLSSTLSLEDIAKQSCWSRWQLQRVFQAETGLTVANYVRELKLSQAAEYLLDGKERVIDIALGLGFNSEISFSRSFKQMFGASPSQYRKAGKRVGLRKPIQVSDTASAAEKGLLSFVEVRIDERESFLVKGMTSEISGLFSLTQDFAEKVPQLWSRLEQEVTIPNDNVLQFIGVVDLTQSCFDGTNIHYWAGVELHDGISIPQLPSIISDKLKVLTIPKQTYAVVKHCGPIENLRHTLSWFVLNWLPSSGYRGVDGYELEVYPFGYQAHASDAEMEYWVPIIKS comes from the coding sequence ATGAACACACCAGCATTTGATCGTATCAGCCGCGTCTTGGCTTATATTCATGCGAACCTAAGCTCGACACTATCGCTAGAAGATATCGCGAAACAAAGCTGTTGGTCTCGCTGGCAACTGCAAAGAGTGTTTCAAGCGGAAACTGGGCTGACTGTAGCAAACTATGTGAGAGAGCTTAAGTTAAGCCAAGCAGCCGAGTACTTGCTAGACGGAAAAGAGCGCGTGATCGACATTGCGCTTGGCCTCGGGTTCAACTCCGAAATTAGCTTTAGCCGTTCGTTCAAGCAGATGTTTGGAGCTAGCCCAAGCCAATATCGAAAAGCGGGCAAAAGGGTAGGGCTGAGAAAACCAATACAAGTGTCTGACACCGCAAGTGCTGCTGAAAAAGGGCTACTCAGTTTTGTGGAAGTTCGCATTGATGAAAGAGAGTCTTTCCTTGTTAAAGGTATGACATCAGAAATCAGTGGTTTGTTTTCATTAACACAAGATTTTGCAGAGAAAGTCCCTCAGCTTTGGTCTCGCTTGGAGCAGGAAGTGACGATACCAAACGATAATGTACTTCAGTTTATTGGCGTCGTTGATCTTACTCAGTCTTGTTTCGATGGCACGAATATTCACTATTGGGCTGGTGTGGAGCTGCATGACGGAATCTCAATCCCGCAATTACCAAGTATTATCTCCGATAAATTGAAGGTGCTGACTATCCCTAAGCAAACTTATGCAGTGGTTAAGCATTGTGGGCCGATTGAAAACTTGCGACATACCTTGAGCTGGTTTGTGCTTAACTGGCTGCCGAGTTCTGGTTATCGCGGTGTCGATGGTTATGAGCTCGAAGTGTACCCATTTGGCTATCAAGCCCATGCATCAGATGCTGAAATGGAGTACTGGGTTCCTATTATTAAATCGTAA
- a CDS encoding ABC transporter ATP-binding protein, producing the protein MFQLSNINIIRDNRTILSIEELTIPTNELIVVLGHNGSGKSTLVNLLSGQMSPDHGTVDFEGTSLSSFKSKELAKKIAYLPQKLPASAGLTVEELVRLGRFPWRGALGRWNSEDKSIIQQAMERTGIAEFSQALADDLSGGERQRAWVSMLLAQQSPVLILDEPTSALDVHHQFQLMGLLSELNKKDNVGVIVILHDLNLALRYATHIVALKKGQIAFEGSADKLLDEEALSALYESPIRLIDHPVPANTAASEKVAVVCE; encoded by the coding sequence ATGTTCCAGCTTTCAAACATCAACATCATTCGAGACAACCGAACCATCCTCTCAATAGAAGAGCTTACTATTCCGACCAATGAACTGATCGTGGTTCTTGGTCACAATGGTTCAGGAAAATCCACACTAGTAAACTTGCTGTCAGGACAAATGTCTCCAGATCACGGCACCGTCGATTTCGAAGGTACTTCCCTTTCTTCATTTAAAAGCAAAGAGTTAGCAAAGAAGATTGCCTATTTACCGCAAAAGCTTCCCGCCTCTGCAGGTTTGACAGTAGAAGAGCTGGTTCGTTTAGGGCGTTTCCCATGGAGAGGCGCATTAGGTCGTTGGAACTCTGAAGATAAATCGATCATCCAACAAGCAATGGAAAGAACCGGTATCGCGGAGTTTTCACAAGCATTAGCGGATGATTTGTCTGGTGGTGAACGTCAACGGGCGTGGGTCTCTATGTTGTTGGCTCAGCAATCACCAGTATTGATCCTCGATGAACCAACATCGGCATTGGATGTTCATCACCAATTTCAACTGATGGGTTTACTGTCTGAGCTCAATAAGAAGGACAACGTTGGGGTGATCGTCATCTTGCACGATTTGAACCTTGCTCTGCGTTACGCGACACACATTGTCGCCCTAAAAAAAGGGCAGATCGCATTTGAAGGTAGTGCGGATAAGTTGCTCGATGAAGAGGCATTGTCTGCTTTGTATGAATCCCCTATCCGATTGATCGATCATCCAGTTCCCGCTAACACAGCCGCGAGTGAAAAAGTTGCGGTGGTCTGCGAATAG
- a CDS encoding siderophore ferric iron reductase has product MLPQLHNIITRRKAPSLHQKIFAYSKEVTPYLSGSFGALNNKSIAVTNDNSHKELKRVYDGLAQSHPEAGKAYWLTRTWDLVCWQPIYVTFISIYGLHSLPDIKHIGQFRYKEFITGYRFFNGDHQHGSPEELIPQAGEAILTLTEFYRSQISEWTRIRPGFTNHLLADLLLSSLIKLQQHEPSLTNDYITGQAKLWLEACQLPESHLDSLKVDAHSGMLKLIRVSCCLVYKCDSGKYCDDCPRHPDNKKTAK; this is encoded by the coding sequence ATGCTTCCCCAACTGCACAATATTATCACTCGTCGGAAAGCGCCGTCTCTACATCAGAAAATCTTCGCTTACTCAAAAGAAGTCACCCCTTATTTAAGCGGAAGCTTTGGCGCACTTAACAACAAGAGCATTGCGGTAACGAATGATAATAGCCATAAAGAGCTCAAACGAGTTTACGATGGCCTTGCGCAAAGCCACCCAGAAGCAGGCAAAGCGTATTGGTTAACGCGAACGTGGGATCTCGTGTGCTGGCAGCCTATCTATGTGACTTTCATTTCTATCTATGGACTTCATTCACTGCCCGACATCAAGCATATCGGTCAGTTTAGATACAAAGAGTTCATTACTGGCTATCGCTTTTTTAATGGTGATCATCAACATGGTTCACCTGAAGAGCTTATCCCACAGGCTGGAGAAGCCATTCTTACATTGACTGAATTTTATCGCAGCCAAATAAGTGAATGGACACGCATTCGCCCAGGGTTTACCAACCACTTACTGGCCGATCTACTGTTAAGTAGTTTGATCAAGCTGCAACAGCACGAGCCAAGCCTGACCAATGATTATATCACTGGGCAAGCTAAACTTTGGTTAGAAGCATGCCAATTACCTGAAAGTCATTTAGACAGTCTTAAGGTCGATGCCCATTCAGGCATGCTAAAACTGATCAGAGTCAGTTGCTGCCTTGTTTATAAGTGTGATTCAGGAAAGTATTGCGACGATTGTCCTAGGCACCCTGACAACAAGAAAACCGCTAAATAA